The nucleotide window TTTAGATGAAGTGAGAACTGATCTTTGCTTCTGTTTCTTCCAAAATCATATTCGAAACAAAAACAAACCGAAGGGGGAAAAGTGCTTTTAACACGGAATTTCTGCGAaaagttcatttttaaaaaaaaatctttaaattCTTTCAGCTCTCGTTGCAGCTTTGACAGAAGTTGCTTCAAGTTTCTCTTTCCCTCTTCAACGCTGTCGTTAAACATACAACAACAAAAAACATAAAATAAACTAATTCCAAACGGAACTCGAGCAAGAAAGTGAACAAAGTGGGTTAAATTCCCCAATCCTATTAAGAAGGTAGTGAGGTTATCTATCCTCAACCTTGGCGATGAGTTGGGATCAGTTTTGGAGAAAGTTGTTTCCTCTTTTTTTCTGCTGCCGTTTCCCTCCGTCTCTCACAGACTCTGAGGTACAAACGGGGGCACAAactttttttcccctctctcacAACATGATTTAAATAACCCTGATAAACTATTTCAAAAAGGGGACAACACCTGGCAAAATTCAACTGGAACTTACCGCGGGACATTCAACATCACTTTCCCGTATTTTTTTCCAGCTTTAAACAATTATccgaatttttaaaattttttttctcATATTTTTGTTTCACCGCGGGCCTAAAAATTGTTTGCTTTAGCCTCCTTCCAGCGGCCATTGTATACGCGCTGCGCCTCCACCTACCCTGATGGCGGAcatcccgccccctccgcccctacTCTATTGGAGTAGAGGCAGCAGGAGGCGGGGATTAGCCCGAAATACAACGCCAGGTCCGGAAGCCTATTGGCGAGTCCCCGCTGTCTGTCAACGTCAATCTCAGGTTTCCGCCAGCAGGTTAGGTTCCACTCATATTATAGCGCGCGGCTCTCTGTGACGTCGCTGGTTGATGTGTCCTGATGTTGGAGGTAAGGAcagagaggaggttagagagagacagggggaaatggagtgagggatagagagaggggagagtggagtgagggttagagagaggggagagtggagtgagggttagagagaggggagagtggagtgagggttggcgagaaggtggagtggagtgagggttggcgagaaggtggagtggagtgaggattggcgagagggtggagtggagtgagggttggcgagagggtggagtggagtgagggttggcgagagggtggagtggagtgagggttggcgggagggtggagtggagtgagggttggcgggagggtggagtggagtgagggttggCGGGaggatggagtggagtgagggttggcgagggtggagtggagtgagggtggagtggagtgagggtagagtggagagagtgagtggcaggttaagggagagagtgagtgctggggggaaggagggagagagtatGGGGGTGGAgttgagggagggatggagtagGGGATTAAGGGAGCGATAGAGTGCAGTTGTGGGATTGGAGGGTTATAGAGCCATAGCTATAGCTTCTCGTTCTATATCTCCAAGGAGAGGAGacaggagggaatagagggccaAGAAAGAGAGTTGGAGGTCCAGAGGTGGAGCAGAAAGGATGTGGAGGGCCATAGGGTGGTGTGGGTAGTGAGCCATAGGAAGGAGTAGAGGGCCATAGAAGGGTATGTGTGGGGCTAGACGGCCATGGGAAGGGAAGAGGCACAGGGTCATTATGGGGCAGGAATGGATTAGAGGGCCATGGGAGGGAGGAAAAGGAATGGCAGAGGGCAAGAGAAGAGGGAATTGGAGAGAAGGTAAAACAGATTGGAATTGAGAAGGGAAGGTGCAGGATACTAGGAGAGGTGCAGTTGGATGCAAGATCATTTGATGTTtgggaaaatgaggaaatggaggaACAGGAGTAGGGTAAACTCAAGATAGAGTGGAGGCAAAAGTGAGGGAGATAATAGGAAGAACAAAAATGGAGGGTGAAAAAGTAAATTGAAGATATGGAGAGAAGGCAAGAATCAAGCACGTGTAAAGATGAGAAGTGAAGACAAAAATCTGGCAGCCAAATGAAAAGGTAAAATACAGAAAGGGAAGAGGATATATAAACGTTGGCCAGAGACCTGGATGGTAGGATGAGGgcagaggaagagaaagagatgGTAGGAAGGAGGTTGGGGGTGAAAGAAAGGATTAGGAAGGAACAAGCTTGCACTTCACCTTCCATGTCCTCAAGTCACATTGAGAAGTGTCATAGCTAATGAATGAATTTTGAAGTCCAGTCATGTCATTAGACAagtgcagcagccagtttgtatAGAACAAGGTCAAATAATACCACCTCAACAGTTCAATCAACTaccttttgaaataaaaacatgaGGTCTGATAAATACCAGAGCAGAACCCTACATAtggtggaagtctgaaataaaaacagtaaatatTAAAATACGCGGCAGATTTGGCAACATCCAcagagagaaaaatagagttCACGTTTCAAGTTAATGATATGAAGATTctgatttattttcatttttacttTTTTAAGATTGGTCTTGAAAAGTAGTATCCAGTGAAACGGTAAGGATGCAAGATTAGGGGCAAGTTAATTTTGGTTGAATTACTTTTGGGGCTGCAAATTACATTGCAGAGCCTTTGTCCTGAAGATTAAATTAATTGAGTGGTCTAACAGAACAATGCATGAATTGTGCATGACctgtgacaggaagaataaagttTCCTGGTTTCACACATGCTTGTGTTCTTTATGGCACAAATTACTGATTTAGCTTGTATTGCGCACTAGTGTGAACGTCCCATGATAATAAAATGGCAACAGCTGATTGTggggacacacaaacagacacaaagTTAGCAAAACACTATTTTAATATACTGTTGAACCAATTTAACAAGGAATTCAGCCTCTGGTAGCCTGCGTTAAGTCTAACTTGCCCATCTTTCTTGCCCTTGCTGACAACCTCTACTGGTTGCCAATGCCTCCAATTTGAAATCTTTGTCCACATGTTTAAATTGCATCATGCCCTTTATATCCCCCCTTTCCATTCCTCCCATTAGCTTCTTATGCATACCCCTGTCCCCTACATaagcagctgtgccttcagctatctCTGACCCCCACTGTGAATTACTCTCTGCTGCTGTACCTCCCTCTCAAGAATCATGAACCCAACATCTTTGACCAGACTTTTAGTTATTTCCTATTCAGGCTtaagtgttgtgggaaatgttACTGCATTAagcttctatataaatgcaagtagttgTTAGCGAAGCATTGTATTACGAGCAATGATCAAAGCCCAGACATGGGAGCACACTCTTTTTCACCCGACTGACCCATTTTCAAAAGTGATTTtataatttgcattttttttttcaggagTCCATGGCAAATGGGAggatttcattttaaaaataaaattcccTAAAACCAACAGACAAATGTTAAATACCTGCTACATTTTGGAGTAGAGTAAGTTTTATATATTATTGAActactgaaaagagagacatattCCCAAGCCTTTTTGTCTTTGCCACATTCTTTGTAAGATTGACTAATATTACAACTTTTATTGATGCCAGGTGCTGTAAAACGATAACTCGGAATGCCTAGAAATGTGCGAAAGTTAAGAGATGAAGACGGTAATCCATGTCTTGAGGTAGGAGCATTGTTAAACTCCAGCCTTCATTTTAACCATGCTTGTCAACTAACTTGACAAAtggtttgtttttatttaaaggAAACGGATGCCTCCAGGAAGTGCCTAGAAGTTAATAATTACAACAAAGACATGTGCACCCAGTATTTTCTGAGGTATAAAATGTGCAGGAAATTCTGGGTAAGTGTGACTGAAGATTTAACTCAGATTTTATCAGACGAATCTTTGAGATGTATGAGAAAGAAAATCAACTACAAAGTTGTTTGGTCTCAGTGTGGTATTGCATAACACATCAGCCTGGATTTTCTAATCAAGCTAAACTACCCCATCTTCAGCACGAATCTAGGTGAAAAGCTCCTCGGCCTTCTTGTAACACTGCCATTTCCAGGATCTTCTGCCGGAGGTGACTTGCAATATATTGGCACAATGAGTCTCAATCTCTGAATTATGATTTGTTTAACTCATCAGTAACCATTGACCAAGGATGCAACTATGGTAAATTTATTGTGTATCTCAGTTAGTTCATATAGTAATATTGTGAAAGAAGTTTTGAAGAAATAATTATTTACTTTGACACATTTCTTTCCCTTTTGAAGAACAATATAATGATTCAAAGACGAAGAAATGGCATTCACCCTGACATGCCAACTGCGAAGGATAGAAAAGAAATTTTGGAAGAATACAAAGAGAAACCCTACTGATGATCTTGGTTCTGATCAATGTGAATAATTTAGAATATGAATTTTATATCTAAATAAAACTTTACCAAATGAATGTAACATCAGATAGTTTACAATAAAAGAGCATAAAGATTTCACAAAATATATGTATGCCGTTTTTAGAAAATAAATGTCTAACTGCACTGTTTTGTGTAATGGGAACAAGGAAACTGTTAAGACAAATTATAATAACTTAAAAGTAATTCTTCAAAAATTGATCTTGTATGGACTGCCACGAAAGGTGGGCAAAGCTAGGAATTCTATTAGGTATAATGTGTTAATTTGGCAACTACTAATATGCATATGCATCTTAAGTTTTATATAAAAACGATTGCCCCGGACTTTGCACTCATTAACAAAATGATGGCACTGTAGCTGCCCATAAAAGATCTAGCAATCTCTGTGACATGGTTTTTACTATGTCCAACGTTAATTTCCTTTTGGCATCAGCAGCACAAGGGAATTGCTGGTGTTCAGCATCCATGCTGTTATTACCAGTCAAATGCATAGACAAATTCTCATAGAAAAATAATTGATTATCCATTGTAATCATTTTTACAAATAGCCAAAATATGTGAAAGGATTAAGGTAGAAGCTGACATATAAAACTTCTCactttttacattttaaaatttctGGGAGTTTCTCATAATGGAGAAAATTGACATTTAACTTGTATATTTTGGAGAGCCAGAAATGTCGTTCAATGGTCATCATGAACTTAATATGTTGTTAACCCAATTACCTCATTCAGTAAGGCTTAACTTTCTTAAGGGTTATAATGAGACTAATGATCTAAAAATGAAAATTTGTGTCAATATAAGTGACTTTTAAGATTGGGGACTTCAACAACGCACCTTATGGAGGAGTAGGATATCATTGAACACCTTCAGGATGTCTGTGTTTAATTGCACATGTGTGGAAGCCAAAAGTTTGTCCGTTTCACTGTTGTATGTTGTATATCTGCTCAGTAGTTCTCAGAGGTTTCTGAGTCTTATATGGTTGAATGTTAACTATTTATTGATAACACTTAACTATACACGCATACAGGGTGTAGTCCAAACTGtgagctaactccatgcttgcttctacacaggtcAATGTCCAGTACACAACTGACTTTAGTCTCAGGTCCTGTATCTCTTTACATCACATCGTGGCCGGTACTATTTTCCAATCCCACATTAACTCTTATGATACCGGACACCCTTGTCTGGAGTTGGTGCTCATTTTTATATTCCTATGTGCCTCTCACTTGAGGTACAGTGGCAATTATCTGAAGGTTTTGCTTGTCTGACCAAAGACGAGCTTCTGCCATCTGCAAAGAAATTGGTCAAATTGAATCTACAATGAGTGAAGACCAATTCAGAGCTGAGGTACCAGTTGAGAATCTTTTGACTGATGGGCCTCTCGGGAACTTGCATTTCTGTGTTTATGGTTGTCTTGATGCCTTCTGCCATTTTGAGAAGATTAAAGGCAACACAGGCATCTCTGCttgagagaaaaagattggtttcagatgaagtcCATGACTTCTGCTTGTTGCCATACCTTAGTGGTTCTAGGATCATGCCTATAATCGGAAGTTGAATTCCTTCAGGCCCATAGAGTGGTGTGGCTGTCGATTGTTGTCAGAGGTCTCTTGTCTCACAGGACTGTAATAATGGCTCCCATGACTTGAAGTTGCTGAGGTAACTGTTTACTGTGATCGCATTCCAAAAAAAGAACCCAGGATCCTTGACCTCAATCAAGAAGTGCAGTTGGGTCTCTTCCTGGTGTACCTCCATCAAATTGATTGTCTTGGGATACTCCACACATTGGGGTGTCTTAGTTTTGCATAGCTTTCCGAAGTGGCCCAGTGGCTTCAGTTGTAACACTGCATTGACATTGGTAGACATTGTTCATGTGAGGTCATTTGGCTCCATGGTGCTGCCTTGTCTCCAACCGTGTTTGGACTGTTTGGGTACTGCCTTCTTTGGCCTGGAGTCTCTGTGCCTCTTTGTTGTTTCACTAGCTGGATGGTGGGGGTTGCTCTATACCATAGCTTCCTTTCATCTCGTAAAATAGATTGGTGCCGTTGGCAGATTTCAGAGGTCTGATTATTTGGACGGCCTTTTCTAGAGTCAGAACTTCCTTGGTCTATAGTATATCTGCAAGGGCATTGTCAGCACTCCGTCAACAATTCTGTCCCTTAAGAGTTCTGATTTGAGGTCACTGCAATCTCAGCCTTCAGCCAATCTGTATAAttcacagcacagtggcacagtggttagcactgctatctcagtgccagggacccgggtttgattcccagcttggatcactgcctgtgtggagtctgtatgttctcccagtgtctgcgtgggtttattccgggtgctccagtttccttccacagtccgaaagacgtgctagtcagtgcattggctatgctaaattctccctcagtgtacccaaacaggcgctggagtgtggcaactaggggattttcacagtaacttcattgttaatgtaagcctacttgtggcactaataaataaacttttaaaagagTCAACTGATTCTCCAGGCTGTTGGACATGTTTATTGAATTTTCCTCTCAAATGTTGTTGCTTCTTAGATTAAAATACATATTGAATGATTGAAGAACTTCTTCAAATTTATCTGAGGATTTATTTATTCTGCCTCTCTTAATATCATCGGCCATTGGACATACTGAATAACGTAGTATATTCACTGGTTCAGCTTCTGTCTTTTTAGTGAATCCTGAAGCTATCATGTATTTTGAGACTTTTTTGCCAATGTCCTCAATTTTGTGTTAGGTCTGGCCCTTGGATCAGTTCAGATTGGTCTGGTAATATTCATTTGTTGTCCATGGTTGCTTTAAAGTTCAGGGGAATACAGCTTTAAATGCTATGCAGGTTTTAAAGATGATGCCccgcattaaatgtttttaaaaagaaatcttcCTGCATTTATTGCTTTTCGGCAGACTTCCCTGACAATGGCCATGCCAGCCTTTTTGTCTTTCGTTTTGTGCAGCGATTTACTCCGTTAACTATTCTGGGCCTTCCCTACGATATTGGTGGATTTTTGGGTGTTTTACAATGGATTCCTGTCTGAGGATTTCAAACCTTCCgtttcatttttgttttcaaacCAACTCGGCTGCCACGTGGTGGTGCTGACTCTGAACCTGGCTGGCCATGATGGTTTTGGAAACAGGCTACTTTGACTTCTTTTGCAGGACTGAAGCTTCTTAACCTAGAACTGGCTTAGGACTGATTCTTTTGCCCAACCCTGCTAGGTCCTTGACTTTGCACTCTGTGGGCATTCACAAAGGACCTCCACGAAATCTTGTGGAGTCCTTATGCACAGTGGAGTTTTTTTTCTGCCTTTCTGCTTCAGATTCTGCAAAGGAGCTTCTTTCAGGTGATGTACCTCTGTTTCCACACTTCAGCTGCGTTGTCAGATCTGAATGCGGCTCCTTTAATTTTCCAGCTTTTGAATTTCTGCCCCAGTTTCTCTTGAGTTTCTGGGTTTTTCCATTTGTGACCACCATGTTGTATGTCTGTTCAGTAGATCTCAAAGTGGTTCTGATCCTGCATGGTTGAATATTCAATGTTTATTGATAACacacaaatatatattttatatatatatatattatatggtCATGTGCTTCTTTATGTCAACTCTGAGTGGTACTATTTCCCAGTCTCACATTTATCTTTGCTATGCCCAATACCCTTATATAGCTGCACTACAGTAATGACATTGATGAACATTTGAGACCTCAGCATAAATCCTCATAGGACACCATTCGTCACAGTCTGCCAGTAGAGTATTGTCCATATCCCTATACTCTATGGTCCTGCTCAGCCAATTTCCTAACCGGCTCAATAATGTGCCTTCAATTCCACCAGCTCTAACAATTCACTGCCTTCTATGTGGGACttagtcaaatgccttctggaaatccacatAATAATACTTATAGGCAATCTCTTGCATATTACCTTGGTCATCTCTTCAAAATAATCAATCAGTTTTTATCAAGTATGAATGATCTTTACAAATCTATGCTGATTCTCACTAATCAGCCGAAAACTTTCAAGGTGTTCATTCACCCCATAATTTATAAACTCTAGTAATTTCCTGACAAAAGACATTAGGCTAATTGATCTATAACTCTCAGATgtaaagagagaggcaaaaatccaTAGACACAATTAGattgtggagggagagaggtgagagtcCATTAAcgagcagagagagagtgagagtccaTTAAAGAGAGGTGAGAGGGAGCTGAAGGTCCATTAAAGAGTGGAGAGAGTGCATtaaagagcggagagagagaattgAAAGTCCATTAAAGAGTGGAGAGGTGAAGGTCCATtcaacagtggagagagagaagtgagagtccaTTGAGTAGAACCAGTACAGACTAATCGCATTTGGAGAATTACCGTGAGGCCACATGGAAACAGGTAAGTGCTTGGAAGGTGAGTGTTTTGCTCCTTCAAATTTAAGGGAAAGTAGTTAATTGGTTAACTGACACAATTAtgatggcagggcaggtgatgtgCTGTGACTGCAAAATGTGGGAGCTCTTGGACACTAGTGTGATCCAGGCCAAACTCATCAGCAGCAAGTGTCTGCAACTTGAAGAACTTTGGCTCAGaatcattgagctggaggctaaGCTTTGGACACTGTGACACATCAGGGAGAGGGAAAGTTATCTGGACACTTTATTCCAGGAGGTGGTCACCTCCCTTAATCTAGGCAGAACTTTAGAGTTGGTCAGGGACAGGATGATTGTCACTGCGGATCAGGCGGATATGGGAACCCAACGTGTAGTAATGGAGAAGCCTCAGCCCCTGGCTTTGTCCAACAGGTACAATGTGCTTGCCACCTTGATTAGAAAGACTGGAAGGTGGATGTGTAGACTGATCATGACAATGTGTTCCATTTAAGTGGGTGGACTGAAGAGGAATGTGGTAGTGATAGAGGACAGTATGGTCAGAGGGATAGATACTGGTCTCTGCAGCCATGAAACCAAAAAAAAACATCAAACAAAAAATATTGGAGCCTCTAACAAAGCAAATGTAATAATTGCGGGACTTCAATGTTCATATTGACTGGGACAATTAAATTGGCAAGATTGGTCTGTAGAATGTTTTTTGTGATTGTTTATAGCTATTTTAGATCTAGCATTGTGTAACAAAGCAGGGCTAATTAGTAATGTCATAGTAAAAGATCCACttggaaacagtgaccataatacATTCAATTCCACATTGTTTGAAAGTAACATGTTCCAAAAATATTAAACTTAAGCAAAGCTAATTACATAAGTATGAGGGCAGAACTGGCTAAGATTAATGAGACTGCACatagaatattgtgcacagtttgatccccttgaggaaggatgtagttgcactggaggcagttcagaggaggttcactagattgaatcCAGAGATGAGGGTAAtgtcttatgaagagaaattgggcagtttaggcctatattccctggagtttagaataatgagaggagatctaactgAAGTGTACAAGATGAATAGGGGGATTgcaaagtagacatggagagggCATTTCCgcttgtagggcaatctagaacatgAAGTCATCATTTTAGGATAATGGGTGGCAGAGTTAAAACAGAGTtgcggagaaattacttctctcaaagtgttctgagcctgtggaattcactacctcagagtaCATTGGATGCTGCGACattaagtaaatttaaggaagaggtgcacacatttttaattagtaagggtttgaaggacTATAGTGAATGGGCatgaaagtggaattgaagctgagatgagatcagccatgagtgTATTAAATGaggcagcaggctcgaggggctaagttgtctgcttctgctcctagttcttatgttcttatgattaatTGGATAAATAGACAAAGGTATGGAGGTAAATGAATAGtgggaaacattttttaaaattcaaatgttcaataaaaatacatttcccTGAAGGACAAAACCTCAAGAAGGATTCACCCATGGGTCAAGtgaaagttaaggatagtattagatcaaaggaagaggcTGGCAATGTTGCAAACAAGATTGCAGCTCGTCTGCATtttgggagtgttttagaaaccagcaaaaagTTGATATAAAGGAAAAAAATAGAATGACAATAGACTAACTAAGAATATAGAAACAGATTGTAAGAGTTTTTCTAAGAATATAAAAACAAgaaagtagctaaagtaaacattgattCCTTAGAAGCAGAGGAAGGTGAAACTATCATGGGGAATGAGAAAATGACAGa belongs to Mustelus asterias chromosome 7, sMusAst1.hap1.1, whole genome shotgun sequence and includes:
- the chchd7 gene encoding coiled-coil-helix-coiled-coil-helix domain-containing protein 7 is translated as MPRNVRKLRDEDGNPCLEETDASRKCLEVNNYNKDMCTQYFLRYKMCRKFWNNIMIQRRRNGIHPDMPTAKDRKEILEEYKEKPY